The following coding sequences are from one Leptolyngbya sp. NIES-3755 window:
- a CDS encoding hypothetical protein (similar to AA sequence:cyanobase_aa:AM1_1287), producing MSQEDPTIILQQAVASLLLKAIALLQKTEALLEEVNAKVTQLDSPVIIPEWIDKHDATKIVCKHWKTLDRWRVAEGSSLIEGIHWQHDGGEIVYHAELLKDWYRNRSNPVAHYHANTTWSEACEHFTRNSYSNQPKKRGRKAG from the coding sequence ATGAGCCAAGAAGATCCAACTATCATTTTGCAACAAGCGGTAGCTTCGCTGTTGCTGAAGGCAATCGCACTTCTTCAAAAAACTGAAGCACTTCTAGAGGAAGTCAATGCAAAAGTCACTCAGCTAGACTCGCCTGTAATTATTCCTGAATGGATTGATAAACATGATGCTACCAAAATTGTTTGCAAACACTGGAAAACTCTCGATCGTTGGCGTGTCGCAGAAGGCAGCAGCTTGATCGAGGGAATTCACTGGCAGCATGATGGCGGCGAGATTGTTTACCATGCGGAACTCCTCAAAGATTGGTATCGCAACCGCAGCAATCCAGTTGCTCACTATCACGCGAACACTACGTGGAGCGAAGCTTGCGAGCACTTCACCCGCAACTCATACAGCAATCAACCCAAGAAGCGTGGGCGCAAAGCAGGTTAG
- a CDS encoding integrase family protein (similar to AA sequence:cyanobase_aa:PCC7424_2497): MTVRDKLYLTSAAWNWGVEDARLPSDHKNPWTRLCATHKVPPKQKKKPFSIEEVRKIVQGFRLDAEYSYYGDFVEFFLGVGCRTGEAVALCWKHFSDDCGEVWIGESVTVDGDRKATKTNEARSFPLTPRLQKLVQARRPKDFDPDASVFPSRRSKIINPRNFAKRAWKQTLKKLKIDYRRPSISRHTNATMSIFEYEENPASVAQRLGHDPRTLFRNYVGDYGKPNAPPDFLGDD; the protein is encoded by the coding sequence GTGACCGTGAGAGATAAGCTTTACCTCACCTCAGCCGCTTGGAATTGGGGGGTTGAAGATGCGAGACTCCCCAGCGATCATAAAAATCCTTGGACTCGTCTCTGTGCTACGCATAAAGTTCCACCGAAGCAAAAGAAGAAGCCTTTCAGCATTGAGGAAGTTCGGAAGATTGTTCAGGGGTTTCGCCTTGACGCTGAATATTCCTACTATGGCGATTTTGTAGAGTTCTTTTTAGGGGTTGGATGTCGAACTGGAGAAGCGGTTGCGTTGTGCTGGAAGCATTTTAGCGACGATTGTGGAGAAGTTTGGATCGGAGAGAGTGTCACGGTCGATGGAGATCGTAAAGCCACCAAGACAAACGAGGCGCGTTCATTTCCGCTCACGCCACGGTTACAAAAGCTAGTCCAAGCGCGTCGCCCTAAAGATTTTGATCCTGATGCTTCTGTTTTTCCATCCCGACGTAGCAAAATCATCAATCCACGTAATTTCGCGAAACGGGCTTGGAAACAAACCTTGAAGAAGCTGAAGATCGATTATCGTCGTCCCTCCATTAGTCGGCATACAAACGCGACGATGTCAATCTTTGAATATGAGGAGAACCCTGCTAGTGTTGCCCAACGCTTGGGGCATGATCCACGAACCTTATTTCGGAATTATGTTGGTGATTATGGTAAACCCAATGCGCCACCTGATTTTCTAGGCGATGACTAA